A genome region from Cucumis sativus cultivar 9930 chromosome 4, Cucumber_9930_V3, whole genome shotgun sequence includes the following:
- the LOC101212263 gene encoding guanylate kinase 2 isoform X1: MGEAPAFFAHDLKEGFLNGFGLKSKGCETATVICNKTYLVDGGCDGLLLSFQVQIFDHFKGTPIKPVVLGTIPNSCKGHSAIALNEDCILFIKGGSPLDDAFWFLEVDTPYVQEQRKSLGCEVVAWSKGVRGTVEKPIVVSGPSGVGKGTLISMLMKEFPSLFGFSVSHTTRSPRNMEKDGLHYHFTERSVMEKDIKEGKFLEFASVHGNLYGTSVEAVEVVADAGKRCILDIDVQGARSVRASSLDAIFIFICPPSMAELEKRLRARGTETEEQILKRLRNAEAEIKEGESSGIFDHFLFNDNLEECYLSLKKLLGIDGSVNTCTESISEDLDLPPIVHSVSRIDNKIIISYRTSDLNNESQKIRIVLDLSSIKGGAPGRTRGLEAYAIDSVTNGSTMINQIS, translated from the exons ATG GGAGAAGCCCCAGCTTTCTTTGCTCATGATTTGAAGGAGGGATTTCTGAATGGATTCGGTTTAAAATCCAAAGGTTGTGAAACAGCCACTGTCATCTGCAATAAAACA TATCTGGTTGATGGAGGTTGTGACGGATTGTTATTGTCCTTTcaagttcaaatatttgatcatTTCAAAGGAACGCC AATCAAGCCAGTTGTTTTGGGAACAATACCAAACTCATGTAAAGGCCATTCGGCAATAGCTTTAAATGAAGATTGCATACTGTTTATTAAGGGTGGATCCCCCTTAGATGACGCTTTTTGGTTTCTTGAG GTGGATACACCATATGttcaagaacaaagaaaatctTTGGGTTGTGAAGTTGTTGCTTGGAGTAAAGGTGTGAGAGGAACTGTTGAGAAGCCGATTGTTGTTAGTGGTCCTTCTGGAGTGGGCAAGGGTACTCTTATATCAATGCTCATGAAAGAATTTCCATCCTTATTTGGATTCTCTGTTAGCCACACAACCCGTTCTCCAAGGAACATGGAGAAAGATGGCCTTCATTACCATTTTACAGAACGAAGTGTTATGGAAAAGGACATAAAAGAGGGGAAATTTCTTGAATTTGCTTCAGTTCATGGAAACCTCTATGGAACTAGTGTTGAGGCAGTTGAAGTGGTAGCAGATGCAGGAAAA AGATGCATTCTTGACATTGATGTTCAAGGCGCAAGGTCTGTTAGGGCTAGTTCCCTGGATGCaatattcatcttcatctgtCCACCTTCAATGGCAGAACTTGAGAAGCGCCTTCGTGCTAG AGGAACTGAAACTGAAGAACAAATCCTCAAACGACTGCGAAATGCTGAGGCAGAGATCAAGGAAGGAGAATCCTCTGGTATATTTGATCATTTCTTGTTCAATGATAACCTTGAAGAGTGCTATTTGAGTCTCAAG AAACTCTTGGGGATTGATGGGAGTGTCAATACTTGCACTGAATCAA TTTCAGAAGATTTGGACCTTCCTCCAATTGTCCATTCAGTATCAAGGATTGATAACAAGATTATAATAAGCTACCGAACTTCAGACCTTAATAATGAATCTCAGAAGAT CAGGATTGTATTGGATCTATCCTCAATCAAAGGTGGAGCACCTGGCCGGACAAGAGGGCTGGAGGCTTATGCAATTGACTCGGTTACAAACGGCTCGACTATGATCAATCAGATTAGCTAA
- the LOC101212263 gene encoding guanylate kinase 2 isoform X2 translates to MGEAPAFFAHDLKEGFLNGFGLKSKGCETATVICNKTYLVDGGCDGLLLSFQVQIFDHFKGTPIKPVVLGTIPNSCKGHSAIALNEDCILFIKGGSPLDDAFWFLEVDTPYVQEQRKSLGCEVVAWSKGVRGTVEKPIVVSGPSGVGKGTLISMLMKEFPSLFGFSVSHTTRSPRNMEKDGLHYHFTERSVMEKDIKEGKFLEFASVHGNLYGTSVEAVEVVADAGKRCILDIDVQGARSVRASSLDAIFIFICPPSMAELEKRLRARGTETEEQILKRLRNAEAEIKEGESSGIFDHFLFNDNLEECYLSLKKLLGIDGSVNTCTESISEDLDLPPIVHSVSRIDNKIIISYRTSDLNNESQKMIVLDLSSIKGGAPGRTRGLEAYAIDSVTNGSTMINQIS, encoded by the exons ATG GGAGAAGCCCCAGCTTTCTTTGCTCATGATTTGAAGGAGGGATTTCTGAATGGATTCGGTTTAAAATCCAAAGGTTGTGAAACAGCCACTGTCATCTGCAATAAAACA TATCTGGTTGATGGAGGTTGTGACGGATTGTTATTGTCCTTTcaagttcaaatatttgatcatTTCAAAGGAACGCC AATCAAGCCAGTTGTTTTGGGAACAATACCAAACTCATGTAAAGGCCATTCGGCAATAGCTTTAAATGAAGATTGCATACTGTTTATTAAGGGTGGATCCCCCTTAGATGACGCTTTTTGGTTTCTTGAG GTGGATACACCATATGttcaagaacaaagaaaatctTTGGGTTGTGAAGTTGTTGCTTGGAGTAAAGGTGTGAGAGGAACTGTTGAGAAGCCGATTGTTGTTAGTGGTCCTTCTGGAGTGGGCAAGGGTACTCTTATATCAATGCTCATGAAAGAATTTCCATCCTTATTTGGATTCTCTGTTAGCCACACAACCCGTTCTCCAAGGAACATGGAGAAAGATGGCCTTCATTACCATTTTACAGAACGAAGTGTTATGGAAAAGGACATAAAAGAGGGGAAATTTCTTGAATTTGCTTCAGTTCATGGAAACCTCTATGGAACTAGTGTTGAGGCAGTTGAAGTGGTAGCAGATGCAGGAAAA AGATGCATTCTTGACATTGATGTTCAAGGCGCAAGGTCTGTTAGGGCTAGTTCCCTGGATGCaatattcatcttcatctgtCCACCTTCAATGGCAGAACTTGAGAAGCGCCTTCGTGCTAG AGGAACTGAAACTGAAGAACAAATCCTCAAACGACTGCGAAATGCTGAGGCAGAGATCAAGGAAGGAGAATCCTCTGGTATATTTGATCATTTCTTGTTCAATGATAACCTTGAAGAGTGCTATTTGAGTCTCAAG AAACTCTTGGGGATTGATGGGAGTGTCAATACTTGCACTGAATCAA TTTCAGAAGATTTGGACCTTCCTCCAATTGTCCATTCAGTATCAAGGATTGATAACAAGATTATAATAAGCTACCGAACTTCAGACCTTAATAATGAATCTCAGAAGAT GATTGTATTGGATCTATCCTCAATCAAAGGTGGAGCACCTGGCCGGACAAGAGGGCTGGAGGCTTATGCAATTGACTCGGTTACAAACGGCTCGACTATGATCAATCAGATTAGCTAA